In Denticeps clupeoides chromosome 1, fDenClu1.1, whole genome shotgun sequence, a single window of DNA contains:
- the nhsl1a gene encoding NHS-like protein 1 isoform X5 codes for MVFIGTTLKSVIKYFRRKAVSSLDDESKWTVHYTAPWHQQENVFLPGSRPDCVEDLHRQAKVNLKRVLRECDKLEKDGSHSSQYYHQDPGFSHSSLSDSSLLHHQDNEKKRSSVLDCLNKSCFALCCHLKSWRKKSSVSSPEEELLVYSMRPRTPVIEESCDSNGYTSWTKSLPLPTPEEKMRQQAQSVVSNIIPINVTGENFDRQASFRRSLINTDTVIRRTKKVRRRKTITGVPDNIQRELASKAESRAHSMCITGQFSTLGRTGSINSTLHFSETRDSGCQTEEIKIVPSMRRIRAQRGQGIAAQMAQISTSSSGSLSAVSDCNGFAFTPQLSRIDQDFHSLPRTSARVSAQPESKYGSLSYRMNNGSSTPLRHQVGFSTGTNSILSPNFRVIQSEEQIASSSASRSLSDSLHSTSDFDSVPSENGAPSLQSVPPYPASKQPSSKGSSRMQSSASLREVHTETGSQCSTPSGLICSSPTYARRESSFSESSTQSCNTLTSEQWGYDNNCCSDKPQIISSCSSPVNHAYGSLEHSPTKTDSSSLYSVDNEGYYTSMRLDSGLKSHSHNCISKSANASHGTYGCDHESHGDRSSLGSNMSLSRNFSLRKAKKPPLPPQRTDSLRRKPVRKSHLSESVLNERLITSLQQSLQMNTRSQRASFSPQSPSSDFEDPWVLRPRSHSAIGVASSQVSDPAAMCSVVPSNSDSSSQHSDCNESWDFCTDYQGQRSEKGLSCVTRSASEGGVSGVMIGGTVQKGTRMCLPLDKANPMKDPTSPEKIHRLTSPSSGYSSQSNTPTTGTPFPLFIRAKSPGVAKPKPKVPERKSSLVSSKSVSSSSSTSISSNTSDTTRNPQLPPAPPLPGSASPLSPHVISESAQTFTTSIHGFTSSPPLTLPSSSPEKEQTFPLSLAFVDSQEITDTLSSPEFPSPPPEREIILDCILPDTFQPQPNLPSLLPPPPLPVMNLLSEPVTQVCPRSVDRLAVEILTDPCAGQQEEAVNSPHPLITTGLLEMVRLHSLESKDEGVPVEEQQQDYDLQISRNPETFKDPEICQSFMMMPPLSCLIENAMQEPPSVMEASHSNDPVTIECGELEDMCEESPNNVCPDIISQQPEPESMSSVPPIDVQTCPVDLIPRTLIMPLSPDPPVPSRKPRLSLIIPPLPAIPNFEVEYPQVLNMNGSVILSPEGGLGLFEAVNGQCFTMPPDEDDSDSGSSTPMAQRRHSLSSELSSDSFQGLRLQDLTIQEHDLGLSDDRSTSDGDDEADSTTSGSTSSKEEEFGVVLESLTEDSLLTASRDVEVQDEMVTPARPRTTEDLFAVIHRSKRKILGRGDCDEERGQNLLFPSSPVTPTGSCPALSPGSRAAGSIQRSLRRSTTSSDSFKALLLRKGTRSESSFRMSAAERLRNTDPRLQRSQSDSSPSPLPSPQEDEGSSSISPLAHGCRAAEEWPVPRLSPALCPAAGRHGRSRTPPSAASSRYNTCSRIPSSPMTAICEKEGELTETLDCGSDSEPLERLHRPVTLDMNCSTPLCIESST; via the exons TCCTCAGTTTCGTCCCCTGAGGAAGAGCTGCTGGTTTATTCCATGAGGCCAAGGACACCAGTGATTGAGGAAAGCTGCGACAGCAATGGCTACACCAGCTGGACCAAGAGTCTGCCCCTTCCCACTCCGGAGGAGAAAATGAGGCAGCAGGCCCAATCGGTGGTCAGCAACATCATCCCCATTAACGTCACAG GCGAAAACTTTGACCGCCAGGCCAGCTTCCGCCGCTCCCTCATTAACACTGACACTGTGATAAGACGCACCAAGAAGGTTAGAAGGAGAAAGACCATAACAGGGGTTCCTGACAACATCCAGAGAGAATTAG CGTCAAAAGCAGAGTCCAGGGCCCACTCTATGTGTATAACAGGCCAGTTCTCCACCCTCGGTCGAACTGGCAGCATCAACTCCACGCTTCATTTCTCTGAGACACGAGACTCTGGTTGCCAGACAGAGGAAATCAAGATAGTTCCATCCATGCGCAGGATCCGGGCTCAGCGGGGTCAAGGAATTGCTGCTCAGATGGCCCAAATCTCCACGTCATCTTCAGGAAGCCTTTCTGCCGTGAGTGACTGCAATGGTTTTGCTTTCACCCCGCAACTCAGCAGAATTGATCAAGATTTCCACAGCCTGCCTCGCACCAGTGCCCGGGTGAGTGCACAGCCTGAGTCCAAATATGGCAGCCTCTCGTATCGAATGAACAATGGCTCTTCAACTCCCCTGCGTCATCAAGTGGGGTTCAGTACAGGGACAAACAGTATTCTGAGTCCAAATTTCAGAGTCATCCAGAGTGAAGAGCAAATTGCTTCATCCTCAGCCTCTCGCAGCCTCAGTGATTCATTGCATTCCACCTCTGACTTTGACTCAGTTCCTTCTGAAAATGGAGCACCTTCCTTACAGTCCGTACCACCTTATCCTGCTAGTAAACAACCCAGCTCAAAAGGCTCTTCCCGGATGCAGTCAAGTGCATCCCTTAGAGAGGTCCATACAGAAACCGGCTCTCAATGCAGCACACCGAGTGGCCTGATATGCAGCAGCCCCACTTATGCTCGGCGAGAGTCCAGCTTCTCTGAAAGCAGCACCCAGAGCTGCAACACTCTCACCTCAGAGCAGTGGGGGTATGACAATAACTGCTGCTCAGACAAACCCCAAATCATCTCTAGCTGCTCTTCTCCAGTGAACCACGCGTATGGCAGCTTGGAGCATTCACCTACCAAGACCGACTCCAGCTCACTGTACTCGGTGGACAATGAGGGCTACTACACGTCCATGCGCCTGGATTCAGGACTAAAGTCCCACAGTCATAATTGCATCAGCAAGTCTGCCAATGCCAGTCACGGCACTTATGGATGTGACCATGAGAGCCACGGTGACCGTTCAAGTCTTGGCAGTAACATGTCACTGTCCCGCAACTTTTCCCTACGCAAGGCTAAGAAGCCTCCACTCCCACCACAACGCACAGATTCACTGCGTCGCAAGCCGGTGAGGAAGTCCCACCTTAGTGAATCAGTTTTGAATGAAAGGCTCATTACAAGCCTTCAGCAAAGTCTGCAGATGAACACGAGGAGTCAGAGGGCATCCTTTTCACCCCAGAGTCCCTCCAGTGACTTTGAGGATCCCTGGGTGCTGCGTCCCAGGAGCCACAGCGCCATCGGTGTAGCCAGTAGCCAGGTATCAGACCCTGCAGCTATGTGTTCAGTTGTTCCTTCAAATAGTGACAGCAGCAGTCAACATTCCGACTGTAACGAGTCCTGGGACTTTTGCACAGACTATCAAGGCCAAAGATCTGAGAAAGGGCTCTCATGTGTTACTCGGTCTGCCAGTGAAGGAGGCGTTAGTGGTGTCATGATTGGCGGGACCGTTCAGAAAGGCACCCGGATGTGCCTGCCCTTAGACAAGGCAAACCCAATGAAAGATCCAACATCTCCAGAGAAAATACATCGCTTGACATCACCCTCTAGTGGTTACTCCAGCCAGTCCAACACCCCAACTACTGGTACTCCCTTTCCCTTGTTCATAAGGGCCAAGTCTCCTGGGGTCGCAAAGCCGAAACCCAAAGTTCCAGAGAGGAAGTCCTCGTTGGTTTCCTCAAAGTCTGTGTCTTCGTCCTCGTCCACCTCCATATCCTCAAACACTTCAGATACCACAAGGAACCCTCAACTGCCTCCTGCTCCACCTCTGCCTGGTTCTGCCTCACCTCTTTCACCTCATGTTATTTCTGAATCTGCCcagacatttacaacatctATACATGGTTTCACCTCTTCCCCTCCTCTTACTCTGCCTTCCTCCAGCCCTGAAAAAGAACAGACATTTCCTCTGTCCTTAGCGTTTGTTGATAGTCAGGAAATCACAGACACATTAAGTTCTCCTGAAtttccttctccacctcctgaGAGGGAAATCATTCTGGATTGTATTTTGCCTGACACGTTCCAGCCCCAACCAAACTTACCAAGTCTTCTTCCACCACCACCCTTACCAGTGATGAATCTCCTTTCAGAACCTGTGACACAAGTCTGTCCCAGATCTGTGGATCGTTTAGCTGTTGAGATATTAACTGATCCATGTGCAGGACAACAAGAAGAGGCTGTGAATAGTCCACATCCTCTGATAACAACTGGCCTTCTAGAAATGGTGCGACTTCACTCACTAGAATCTAAAGATGAAGGCGTTCCAGTTGAGGAACAACAACAGGATTATGACCTTCAAATCTCACGAAACCCTGAAACATTCAAAGACCCTGAAATATGTCAAAGTTTCATGATGATGCCACCCCTGTCTTGTTTAATTGAAAATGCAATGCAAGAACCACCATCTGTAATGGAGGCTTCACATTCAAATGATCCCGTCACAATTGAGTGTGGTGAACTAGAAGATATGTGTGAAGAATCTCCTAATAATGTATGCCCAGATATTATCTCCCAGCAACCAGAGCCTGAAAGCATGTCCTCTGTCCCACCAATTGATGTACAGACATGTCCTGTAGACCTAATACCTCGCACATTAATCATGCCTCTCAGCCCTGACCCACCTGTGCCATCCAGGAAACCCAGACTTTCTCTTATTATACCCCCACTTCCAGCCATTCCCAATTTTGAGGTGGAATACCCCCAGGTGCTAAATATGAATGGATCTGTCATTCTGAGCCCAGAGGGTGGTCTTGGTCTTTTTGAAGCAGTCAACGGACAATGCTTCACCATGCCCCCAGATGAAGATGACAGTGATTCTGGAAGCTCCACACCCATGGCCCAGAGAAGACACTCCCTGAGCAGTGAGCTCTCCAGCGACAGCTTTCAGGGACTGCGCCTCCAGGACCTCACAATCCAGGAGCATGATCTTGGGCTGAGTGATGACAGGAGCACCTCAGACGGAGATGATGAGGCGGACAGCACAACCTCTGGATCAACAAGTTCCAAAGAGGAGGAATTTG GTGTTGTGCTTGAATCTCTAACTGAGGACAGCTTGCTGACAGCCAGCAGAGACGTAGAGGTGCAGGACGAGATGGTGACTCCCGCACGGCCTCGGACCACAGAGGATCTCTTTGCAGTTATCCACAG GTCAAAGAGGAAGATCCTAGGCCGTGGCGACTGTGATGAAGAACGGGGCCAAAACCTCCTTTTCCCTTCCTCCCCTGTCACCCCGACAGGAAGCTGTCCTGCCCTTTCCCCTGGGTCCCGAGCTGCTGGGTCCATTCAGCGCAGCCTCCGCcgctccaccaccagcagcgACAGCTTCAAAGCCCTTCTGCTGCGGAAAGGCACCCGCTCCGAGTCCAGCTTCCGGATGTCAGCCGCCGAGAGGCTGCGGAATACCGACCCACGCCTCCAGCGGTCCCAGTCCGACTCTTCGCCGTCGCCTTTACCCTCGCCCCAAGAGGACGAGGGTTCTTCTTCCATCTCACCTCTGGCTCATGGCTGCAGGGCTGCAGAGGAGTGGCCTGTGCCCCGTCTCTCCCCTGCACTCTGCCCTGCCGCCGGAAGGCATGGCCGCTCGCGCACTCCACCATCGGCCGCGAGCAGCCGCTACAACACCTGCAGCCGCATCCCCAGCAGCCCCATGACCGCTATCTGTGAGAAGGAAGGAGAGCTCACCGAGACCCTGGACTGTGGTTCAGACAGCGAGCCCCTGGAACGCCTCCATCGCCCCGTCACCCTGGACATGAACTGCAGTACACCACTGTGCATTGAGAGCAGCacataa